A genomic stretch from Setaria italica strain Yugu1 chromosome VII, Setaria_italica_v2.0, whole genome shotgun sequence includes:
- the LOC101762392 gene encoding UPF0481 protein At3g47200 has product MLMIENQLPLLVLQRLVTFLHGASAATDDAINNMVLDFVKLNHDSPAVTGGGLALHALDVCHRSLLHGPPRPSRTGPLDEFVPSATELHQAGVRFRPSRTRTTRSCCLHDIRFHHGVLHIPELAVDDTTGHKLLSLMAFEQLHAGRRANNEVTAYVFFMDNVIKSAADARLLSAAGVLRNGLGSDKAVAEMFTRLATEAVLDRRSRLHDVHAAVNAYRGARWNEWRASLVLNHAGNPWAIISLAVAFVLLVLTVVQTVYTVLPYLDQKQQQTVAAGAGIGLLQEL; this is encoded by the exons ATGCTCATGATCGAGAACCAGCTGCCGCTGCTCGTCCTCCAGCGGCTCGTCACCTTCCTGCACGGCGCGTCAGCCGCG ACCGACGACGCGATCAACAACATGGTGCTGGATTTCGTGAAGCTGAACCACGACTCGCCGGcggtcaccggcggcggcctggcGCTCCACGCCCTGGACGTCTGCCACCGGAGCCTGCTCCACGGCCCTCCCCGGCCGTCCCGCACAGGGCCGCTGGACGAGTTCGTCCCCTCGGCGACGGAGCTCCACCAGGCGGGGGTCCGTTTCCGCCCGAGCCGGACACGGACGACGCGCAGCTGCTGCCTCCACGACATCCGCTTCCACCACGGCGTGCTCCACATCCCGGAGCTCGCCGTCGACGACACCACGGGGCACAAGCTCCTGAGCCTGATGGCGTTCGAGCAGTTGCACGCGGGGCGGCGCGCCAATAACGAGGTGACGGCGTACGTGTTCTTCATGGACAACGTGATCAAGTCGGCGGCGGACGCGCGGCTGCtgtccgccgccggcgtgctCCGGAACGGCCTCGGCAGCGAcaaggcggtggcggagatgTTCACCCGGCTGGCGACCGAGGCCGTGCTGGACCGGCGCAGCAGGCTCCACGACGTGCACGCCGCCGTCAACGCCTACCGCGGGGCGCGGTGGAACGAGTGGCGCGCCAGCCTCGTCCTGAACCACGCCGGGAACCCGTGGGCGATCAtctccctcgccgtcgccttcgtcctcctcgtcctcacCGTCGTGCAGACCGTCTACACCGTTCTGCCGTACCTCGACCAGAAGCAACAACAgacggtggccgccggcgccggcattgGCTTGCTCCAGGAACTGTGA
- the LOC101785036 gene encoding abscisic stress-ripening protein 3, whose protein sequence is MAEEKHHHHLFHHHKEEESSGEVDYEKKEKHHKHMEQLGGLGAIAAGAYALHEKHKAKKDPENEHGHRIKEEVAAVAAVGSAGYAFHERHEKKDAKKHGHN, encoded by the exons ATGGCCGaggagaagcaccaccaccacctgttCCACCACcacaaggaggaggagagctccGGCGAGGTCGACTAcgagaagaaggagaagcacCACAAGCACATGGAGCAGCTCGGCGGCCTTGGTGCCATTGCCGCCGGCGCATACGCTCTG CATGAGAAGCACAAGGCCAAGAAGGACCCCGAGAACGAGCACGGCCACCGGAtcaaggaggaggtggccgccgtcgccgccgtgggctCCGCTGGCTACGCCTTCCACGAGCGCCACGAGAAGAAGGACGCCAAGAAGCACGGCCACAACTGA
- the LOC105914856 gene encoding protein argonaute 18, which translates to MADEYGRSGYGRSGAGEDYEGGYNRSGGDDYGRGEGGYNKSGGDGGYGDGYNKSGGDDYGRSGGDGYTGRRGGTDDYEGGYNKSGTDDYGRSGAGGYNKSGSDDYNSGGGGYNRSSGDDEYNKKSGDDEYNKKSGDDEYGSSRDDSETYRKEEKEHKHKEHLGEMGALAAGAFALYEKHQAKKDPENAHRHKIEEGVAAAAALGSGGYAFHEHHGKKEAKEAAEDAEEEEDGRGEGKKKHHFFG; encoded by the exons ATGGCTGACGAGTACGGCCGCAGCGGCTACGGCAggtccggcgccggcgaagacTACGAGGGCGGCTACAACAGGTCCGGCGGCGACGACTACGGCCGCGGCGAAGGCGGCTACAACAAgtcgggcggcgacggcggctacGGCGACGGGTACAACAAGTCCGGCGGCGACGACtacggccgcagcggcggcgacgggtacaccggccgccgcggcggcacgGACGACTACGAGGGCGGCTACAACAAGTCCGGCACCGACGACTACGgccgcagcggcgccggcgggtacaACAAGTCGGGCTCCGACGACTacaacagcggcggcggcgggtacaACAGGTCCTCCGGCGACGACGAGTACAACAAAAAGTCCGGCGACGACGAGTACAACAAAAAGTCCGGCGACGATGAGTACGGCTCCTCCCGGGACGACTCGGAGACGTacaggaaggaggagaaggagcacAAGCACAAGGAGCACCTCGGCGAGAtgggcgccctcgccgccggcgccttcgCCTTG TACGAGAAGCACCAGGCGAAGAAGGACCCGGAGAACGCGCACCGGCACAAGATCGAggagggcgtggcggcggcggcggcgctgggcagCGGCGGGTACGCGTTCCACGAGCACCACGGCAAAAAGGAGGCCAAGGAGGCCGCGGAggacgccgaggaggaggaggacggccgcggcgaggggaagaagaagcacCACTTCTTCGGCTAG
- the LOC101762791 gene encoding stress protein DDR48-like, with product MADEYDRSSYRSTSVDEGGYSKSSTNDYGNAGGYNKSSTDDYGSGGGGYKSSTDDYSSEGGYNKSSTGNYGNNGSYKSNDLSSDYNKSGTDDYSGSGGYTKSTTSDEYKKPSSDDYDGSYKNSSTDGYSGSGYNKSRTDDYGSGKNTSNTDDYGSGGYNKSSTDDYSSGGGGYNKSSTDDYSSGGGYNKSSTDDYRNDGGYKSNDLSSDYNKSGTDDYSGSGGYSKSTTSDEYKKPSSDDYDGGYKNSSTDGYGGSGYNKSSTDDYGSGKNTSNTDNYGSGGYNKSSTDNYDGGYNKSSGDDYGRSSKSGTDDYSGGYNKSGSDE from the coding sequence ATGGCTGATGAGTATGATCGCAGCAGCTACAGAAGCACCAGTGTTGACGAAGGTGGCTACAGCAAGTCCAGCACCAACGACTACGGTAACGCTGGTGGCTACAACAAGTCCAGCACCGATGACTACGGTAGCGGGGGTGGCGGCTACAAGTCCAGCACGGACGACTACAGTAGCGAGGGTGGCTACAACAAGTCCAGCACCGGCAACTACGGAAACAATGGTAGCTACAAGTCCAATGATCTAAGCAGCGACTACAACAAATCTGGCACCGATGATTACAGTGGCAGTGGTGGATACACTAAATCCACCACCAGCGATGAATACAAGAAGCCAAGCTCCGACGACTATGATGGTAGCTACAAGAACTCCAGCACTGATGGCTACAGCGGAAGCGGCTACAACAAGTCGAGAACCGACGACTATGGCAGCGGTAAGAACACCTCCAACACTGACGACTATGGCAGCGGTGGCTACAACAAGTCCAGCACCGACGACTACAGTAGCGGGGGTGGCGGCTACAACAAGTCCAGCACTGACGACTACAGTAGCGGGGGTGGCTACAACAAGTCCAGCACCGACGACTACAGAAACGATGGTGGCTACAAGTCCAATGACCTAAGCAGCGACTACAACAAATCTGGCACCGATGACTATAGTGGCAGTGGTGGATACAGCAAGTCCACCACCAGCGACGAATACAAGAAGCCAAGCTCCGACGACTATGATGGTGGCTACAAGAACTCCAGCACTGATGGCTACGGCGGCAGCGGCTACAACAAGTCGAGCACCGACGACTATGGCAGCGGTAAGAACACCTCCAACACTGACAACTATGGCAGCGGTGGCTACAACAAGTCTAGCACGGACAACTATGACGGAGGCTACAACAAGTCCAGCGGCGATGACTATGGCCGCAGCAGCAAGTCAGGAACCGATGACTACAGCGGAGGCTACAACAAGTCCGGCTCCGATGAGTAG
- the LOC101763199 gene encoding protein SET DOMAIN GROUP 41 isoform X1, with protein MAMEMRARESVNMSEDLTGAIAPYAIALHDVFLHSHCSSCFSELPPQSPCVMSCTTCCSVRYCCSECLSSDSLVHYSSGECCFFVEHLKRASPNYVTEGTSDLRAALRLLYALEMHGLVSSDQINRFSRIGGLSASGIEEALEEGEQIAERILEGSLLMSSARKSRAETYVSFSDGLKVERMALWAVITNSVEVQLSEGMAMGISVYGPSFSWFNHSCFPNASYRFVLAPKNEDCISHKSKSWAVPASKGVAADVWHTWQYEEANSTKALCKYGPRVVVRCTKPIIKGDEVCVTYIDLLQTKEARHSDLWLKYKFICSCNRCIASPEPYVDLILNCDARDLNKPEDAVAAPTVEDLDDDLQQAISEYSLGDDAKACCDMIESMLSENLMRDLQKGELRGRKHILHPLHHLCFTAYMTLASAYRFRALSLKTGSLHGEKSDDLFRMAKAAAAYSLVLAGATNHLFLSECSFMMPLSHFLIGAGQSLFFLVQSMKGEMRQYLSAAKFTFPSCPESSAKHDLVKYNEFRSTCEGFGKQMLSLSFHCWSFLVQGLPCLEKIKNPIDFSWLGTSIHQPLLPEENYANLSAHDPTSFTKEQKECIFSLAICCVTYCKYLTSICYGPQHYLADLAKDILEGITIFPSELEKYVNK; from the exons ATGGCAATGGAGATGAGGGCTCGGGAATCTGTAAACATGTCGGAGGACCTAACTGGGGCAATCGCACCATACGCCATCGCCCTACATGACGTGTTCCTCCACTCCCATTGCTCATCATGCTTCAGCGAATTACCGCCACAATCTCCCTGTGTCATGTCTTGCACTACATGCTGCTCTGTTCGATACTGCTGCTCAGAGTGCTTAAGCTCAGATTCACTGGTGCATTATTCTTCTGGTGAATGTTGCTTCTTTGTGGAGCACCTCAAGAGAGCCTCCCCTAACTATGTTACTGAAGGAACAAGTGATTTGCGTGCTGCACTCCGCCTTCTTTATGCGCTTGAGATGCACGGTCTTGTTTCATCTGATCAAATCAACCGCTTCAGTAGAATTGGTGGACTTTCAGCAAGTGGAATTGAAGAAGCTCTGGAGGAAGGGGAACAGATTGCTGAGAGGATATTGGAGGGGAGCTTATTGATGTCATCTGCTAGAAAATCAAGGGCAGAGACTTATGTTAGCTTCTCCGATGGGCTTAAAGTTGAGAGGATGGCATTATGGGCAGTGATTACAAATAGTGTTGAGGTACAGCTTAGTGAAGGGATGGCAATGGGAATTTCTGTGTATGGCCCAAGTTTCTCATGGTTCAACCATAGCTGCTTTCCCAATGCTTCGTACCGGTTTGTATTGGCTCCAAAGAATGAAGACTGTATTTCACACAAATCAAAATCATGGGCAGTCCCTGCTAGCAAAGGAGTTGCAGCTGATGTG TGGCATACTTGGCAGTATGAGGAAGCAAATTCTACCAAAG CACTCTGCAAATATGGTCCCAGAGTTGTTGTTCGTTGCACAAAACCAATTATCAAGGGAGATGAAGTTTGCGTAACATACATTGATCTTCTCCAGACCAAG GAAGCAAGGCATTCGGATCTGTGGTTAAAGTATAAATTCATTTGTTCTTGCAATCGTTGTATAGCATCACCAGAACCTTATGTGGATCTTATTTTGAAT TGTGATGCTAGGGACTTAAATAAACCAGAGGATGCTGTTGCAGCTCCAACAGTTGAGGATTTGGATGATGACTTGCAACAAGCAATATCTGAATACTCATTGGGTGATGATGCCAAAGCTTGTTGTGATATGATTGAAAGCATGCTTTCTGAAAACTTAATGAGAGATTTGCAGAAAGGGGAACTTCGAGGGAGAAAACATATACTGCACCCTCTTCACCATCTCTGTTTCACTGCTTACATGACACTTGCCTCTGCTTACCGGTTTCGTGCCCTAAGTTTAAAAACAGGCAGTTTGCATGGAGAAAAAAGTGATGATCTTTTTAGAATGGCCAAAGCTGCAGCAGCTTATTCATTAGTACTTGCTGGAGCTACGAACCATCTGTTCTTATCTGAATGTTCCTTTATGATGCCACTGTCGCATTTTTTAATAGGTGCTGGGCAGTCATTGTTTTTTCTTGTTCAATCTATGAAGGGAGAGATGAGGCAGTATTTATCTGCGGCTAAGTTCACCTTTCCTTCATGTCCAGAAAGTTCTGCAAAACATGATTTAGTGAAGTATAATGAGTTCAGATCAACTTGTGAAGGGTTTGGCAAACAAATGCTATCTTTGTCGTTTCATTGCTGGTCATTTCTAGTCCAAGGTTTACCCTGCCTGGAAAAGATCAAGAATCCTATAGATTTCAGTTGGCTTGGAACATCAATACACCAGCCTCTCCTTCCGGAGGAAAATTATGCCAATCTTTCTGCACATGATCCTACATCTTTCACAAAGGAACAGAAAGAGTGCATTTTTAGTTTGGCTATTTGTTGTGTCACCTATTGCAAATATCTCACTAGTATATGCTATGGCCCGCAACATTATCTGGCAGACCTTGCTAAAGATATACTTGAAG GGATCACCATTTTTCCAAGCGAACTGGAGAAATATGTAAACAAATGA
- the LOC101763199 gene encoding protein SET DOMAIN GROUP 41 isoform X2: MAMEMRARESVNMSEDLTGAIAPYAIALHDVFLHSHCSSCFSELPPQSPCVMSCTTCCSVRYCCSECLSSDSLVHYSSGECCFFVEHLKRASPNYVTEGTSDLRAALRLLYALEMHGLVSSDQINRFSRIGGLSASGIEEALEEGEQIAERILEGSLLMSSARKSRAETYVSFSDGLKVERMALWAVITNSVEVQLSEGMAMGISVYGPSFSWFNHSCFPNASYRFVLAPKNEDCISHKSKSWAVPASKGVAADVWHTWQYEEANSTKALCKYGPRVVVRCTKPIIKGDEVCVTYIDLLQTKCDARDLNKPEDAVAAPTVEDLDDDLQQAISEYSLGDDAKACCDMIESMLSENLMRDLQKGELRGRKHILHPLHHLCFTAYMTLASAYRFRALSLKTGSLHGEKSDDLFRMAKAAAAYSLVLAGATNHLFLSECSFMMPLSHFLIGAGQSLFFLVQSMKGEMRQYLSAAKFTFPSCPESSAKHDLVKYNEFRSTCEGFGKQMLSLSFHCWSFLVQGLPCLEKIKNPIDFSWLGTSIHQPLLPEENYANLSAHDPTSFTKEQKECIFSLAICCVTYCKYLTSICYGPQHYLADLAKDILEGITIFPSELEKYVNK, from the exons ATGGCAATGGAGATGAGGGCTCGGGAATCTGTAAACATGTCGGAGGACCTAACTGGGGCAATCGCACCATACGCCATCGCCCTACATGACGTGTTCCTCCACTCCCATTGCTCATCATGCTTCAGCGAATTACCGCCACAATCTCCCTGTGTCATGTCTTGCACTACATGCTGCTCTGTTCGATACTGCTGCTCAGAGTGCTTAAGCTCAGATTCACTGGTGCATTATTCTTCTGGTGAATGTTGCTTCTTTGTGGAGCACCTCAAGAGAGCCTCCCCTAACTATGTTACTGAAGGAACAAGTGATTTGCGTGCTGCACTCCGCCTTCTTTATGCGCTTGAGATGCACGGTCTTGTTTCATCTGATCAAATCAACCGCTTCAGTAGAATTGGTGGACTTTCAGCAAGTGGAATTGAAGAAGCTCTGGAGGAAGGGGAACAGATTGCTGAGAGGATATTGGAGGGGAGCTTATTGATGTCATCTGCTAGAAAATCAAGGGCAGAGACTTATGTTAGCTTCTCCGATGGGCTTAAAGTTGAGAGGATGGCATTATGGGCAGTGATTACAAATAGTGTTGAGGTACAGCTTAGTGAAGGGATGGCAATGGGAATTTCTGTGTATGGCCCAAGTTTCTCATGGTTCAACCATAGCTGCTTTCCCAATGCTTCGTACCGGTTTGTATTGGCTCCAAAGAATGAAGACTGTATTTCACACAAATCAAAATCATGGGCAGTCCCTGCTAGCAAAGGAGTTGCAGCTGATGTG TGGCATACTTGGCAGTATGAGGAAGCAAATTCTACCAAAG CACTCTGCAAATATGGTCCCAGAGTTGTTGTTCGTTGCACAAAACCAATTATCAAGGGAGATGAAGTTTGCGTAACATACATTGATCTTCTCCAGACCAAG TGTGATGCTAGGGACTTAAATAAACCAGAGGATGCTGTTGCAGCTCCAACAGTTGAGGATTTGGATGATGACTTGCAACAAGCAATATCTGAATACTCATTGGGTGATGATGCCAAAGCTTGTTGTGATATGATTGAAAGCATGCTTTCTGAAAACTTAATGAGAGATTTGCAGAAAGGGGAACTTCGAGGGAGAAAACATATACTGCACCCTCTTCACCATCTCTGTTTCACTGCTTACATGACACTTGCCTCTGCTTACCGGTTTCGTGCCCTAAGTTTAAAAACAGGCAGTTTGCATGGAGAAAAAAGTGATGATCTTTTTAGAATGGCCAAAGCTGCAGCAGCTTATTCATTAGTACTTGCTGGAGCTACGAACCATCTGTTCTTATCTGAATGTTCCTTTATGATGCCACTGTCGCATTTTTTAATAGGTGCTGGGCAGTCATTGTTTTTTCTTGTTCAATCTATGAAGGGAGAGATGAGGCAGTATTTATCTGCGGCTAAGTTCACCTTTCCTTCATGTCCAGAAAGTTCTGCAAAACATGATTTAGTGAAGTATAATGAGTTCAGATCAACTTGTGAAGGGTTTGGCAAACAAATGCTATCTTTGTCGTTTCATTGCTGGTCATTTCTAGTCCAAGGTTTACCCTGCCTGGAAAAGATCAAGAATCCTATAGATTTCAGTTGGCTTGGAACATCAATACACCAGCCTCTCCTTCCGGAGGAAAATTATGCCAATCTTTCTGCACATGATCCTACATCTTTCACAAAGGAACAGAAAGAGTGCATTTTTAGTTTGGCTATTTGTTGTGTCACCTATTGCAAATATCTCACTAGTATATGCTATGGCCCGCAACATTATCTGGCAGACCTTGCTAAAGATATACTTGAAG GGATCACCATTTTTCCAAGCGAACTGGAGAAATATGTAAACAAATGA
- the LOC101763199 gene encoding protein SET DOMAIN GROUP 41 isoform X3, with amino-acid sequence MAMEMRARESVNMSEDLTGAIAPYAIALHDVFLHSHCSSCFSELPPQSPCVMSCTTCCSVRYCCSECLSSDSLVHYSSGECCFFVEHLKRASPNYVTEGTSDLRAALRLLYALEMHGLVSSDQINRFSRIGGLSASGIEEALEEGEQIAERILEGSLLMSSARKSRAETYVSFSDGLKVERMALWAVITNSVEVQLSEGMAMGISVYGPSFSWFNHSCFPNASYRFVLAPKNEDCISHKSKSWAVPASKGVAADVWHTWQYEEANSTKALCKYGPRVVVRCTKPIIKGDEVCVTYIDLLQTKEARHSDLWLKYKFICSCNRCIASPEPYVDLILNGLK; translated from the exons ATGGCAATGGAGATGAGGGCTCGGGAATCTGTAAACATGTCGGAGGACCTAACTGGGGCAATCGCACCATACGCCATCGCCCTACATGACGTGTTCCTCCACTCCCATTGCTCATCATGCTTCAGCGAATTACCGCCACAATCTCCCTGTGTCATGTCTTGCACTACATGCTGCTCTGTTCGATACTGCTGCTCAGAGTGCTTAAGCTCAGATTCACTGGTGCATTATTCTTCTGGTGAATGTTGCTTCTTTGTGGAGCACCTCAAGAGAGCCTCCCCTAACTATGTTACTGAAGGAACAAGTGATTTGCGTGCTGCACTCCGCCTTCTTTATGCGCTTGAGATGCACGGTCTTGTTTCATCTGATCAAATCAACCGCTTCAGTAGAATTGGTGGACTTTCAGCAAGTGGAATTGAAGAAGCTCTGGAGGAAGGGGAACAGATTGCTGAGAGGATATTGGAGGGGAGCTTATTGATGTCATCTGCTAGAAAATCAAGGGCAGAGACTTATGTTAGCTTCTCCGATGGGCTTAAAGTTGAGAGGATGGCATTATGGGCAGTGATTACAAATAGTGTTGAGGTACAGCTTAGTGAAGGGATGGCAATGGGAATTTCTGTGTATGGCCCAAGTTTCTCATGGTTCAACCATAGCTGCTTTCCCAATGCTTCGTACCGGTTTGTATTGGCTCCAAAGAATGAAGACTGTATTTCACACAAATCAAAATCATGGGCAGTCCCTGCTAGCAAAGGAGTTGCAGCTGATGTG TGGCATACTTGGCAGTATGAGGAAGCAAATTCTACCAAAG CACTCTGCAAATATGGTCCCAGAGTTGTTGTTCGTTGCACAAAACCAATTATCAAGGGAGATGAAGTTTGCGTAACATACATTGATCTTCTCCAGACCAAG GAAGCAAGGCATTCGGATCTGTGGTTAAAGTATAAATTCATTTGTTCTTGCAATCGTTGTATAGCATCACCAGAACCTTATGTGGATCTTATTTTGAAT GGACTTAAATAA
- the LOC101785442 gene encoding LOW QUALITY PROTEIN: uncharacterized protein LOC101785442 (The sequence of the model RefSeq protein was modified relative to this genomic sequence to represent the inferred CDS: inserted 4 bases in 2 codons; substituted 1 base at 1 genomic stop codon) translates to MTRPSDLSKTLAGDPAMAKARAPRPKPPQASTRRLLDFGGLGIAVLAYVGVDLSPAWHDRLQPALWAALALAAAARAPFYRHLSAELRAALPFLGSIAFMLAAFLCEAISVRFVSAVMGLQWHRSAAPLPDTGQWLLLSLNEKLPQSIVNLLXAHVITLHHYLMLFIMLGFSVLFDCIKAPGLGIATRYMFTMAIGRFLWTITFIATILPSARPWCAAARYQIPQHPHPWAQKYYVPYASDSNAIRRVITHDMAYAAVQAYPDEYRPDWGRMSFLVDILRPIPGEGPSWYHLLKKASGGCNDLMYSGHMLVAVLTAMAWTEAYGGWISVAIWLLVLHSAQREIRERHHYSVDCIVAIYVGVLLWRMTGFIWSVXDASRARCLAKLDEVQSRLVHAAKDSDXSRGLLKDVELAGQEKQGFSQRAILAFAAGTIIFTLSCVLIAFTMTSDG, encoded by the exons ATGACCAGACCAAGTGACCTCTCGAAGACCCTCGCGGGCGATCCGGCCATGGCGAAGGCGAGGGCACCGAGGCCGAAGCCGCCGCAGGCCTCGACCCGGCGGCTCCTCGACTTCGGCGGGCTGGGCATCGCGGTGCTGGCGTACGTGGGCGTGGACCTCTCGCCGGCGTGGCACGACCGGCTGCAGCCTGCGCTCtgggcggcgctggcgctggcggcggccgcgcgcgccccgttCTATCGCCACTTGTCCGCCGAGCTGCGCGCCGCGCTGCCCTTCCTGGGATCCATCGCCTTCATGCTCGCCGCCTTCCTCTGCGAAGCCATCTCCGTCCGCTTCGTCTCCGCCGTAATGGGGCTCCAGTGGCACAG ATCTGCTGCACCGCTTCCTGACACTGGTCAATGGCTGCTTCTATCACTGAACGAGAAGCTCCCTCAAAGCATTGTCAATCTACT AGCTCATGTTATCACTCTTCACCATTATTTGATGTTGTTTATCATGCTGGGGTTCTCAGTTCTGTTTGACTGCATCAAAGCTCCTGGTCTTGGTATAGCCACAAGATATATGTTCACTATGGCAATTGGTCGTTTTCTTTGGACAATAACATTCATTGCTACTATTCTTCCATCTGCAAGACCATGGTGTGCTGCAGCTCGTTATCAAATACCTCAGCATCCTCATCCTTGGGCACAAAAATATTATGTTCCATATGCTTCTGATTCAAATGCTATTCGTAGAGTCATAACTCATGACATGGCATATG CTGCTGTTCAAGCTTATCCAGATGAATATAGGCCTGACTGGGGACGGATGAGCTTCCTGGTAGATATTTTGAGACCGATTCCTGGAGAAGGTCCATCATGGTACCATCTGTTGAAGAAAGCTAGTGGTGGTTGCAATGACCTTATGTACAGTGGACACATGCTTGTTGCTGTTCTTACTGCAATGGCATGGACG GAAGCATATGGGGGCTGGATCTCCGTCGCGATATGGCTCCTCGTCCTGCACAGCGCGCAGAGGGAGATACGTGAGCGACACCACTACAGCGTGGACTGCATCGTGGCGATCTACGTAGGCGTCCTGCTGTGGAGGATGACGGGCTTCATCTGGTCCGTCTGAGATGCCAGCCGAGCCAGATGTCTGGCCAAGCTTGATGAGGTCCAGAGCAGGCTGGTCCATGCCGCCAAGGACTCGGA AAGCAGGGGCCTGCTAAAAGACGTCGAGCTGGCTGGCCAGGAAAAGCAGGGTTTCTCCCAGAGGGCTATCCTGGCCTTCGCCGCAGGGACGATCATCTTCACCTTGTCCTGCGTTCTCATTGCTTTCACAATGACCAGCGACGGTTGA